In Archocentrus centrarchus isolate MPI-CPG fArcCen1 chromosome 24, fArcCen1, whole genome shotgun sequence, one DNA window encodes the following:
- the LOC115774521 gene encoding interaptin-like, whose product MSQDNNMSLHPRQSDYADPESFRRAFDSMKTENQDMQDIIQQMAEDYSQLKEKNREMEAQIKNLREISPQDQPGKDLQYKPDFKNLNEGWKIVLKRSQQQIGELQQVEAWTDQLADMFEKSGKKYESLQKKLDEALQINRELLKDKQQQEAKYREMERELQDLKAEHKEMQKKLPDLKEIHETKHKDQNLEKIHKETQNSLEEKNRDMEAQIKDLGEISQQDQTGDDPQYLHHLQILNEAWQTMFNSSKQQITTLLVKKKNTEQKLQDLKSIAKEKEEMDALADEMADLLKKSDKKIESLLSKLDQALQLNKEMLKEKQQQEAKHMETVCELRDIKVKHKATQQKLKYAEQKYEATQQKLNYVEQRYEEMQKKLQKSEKKTKGLQVTLDEALQRNAELQTEKEQQVEEIRQAKKVQDEKYEELKEKHSEKERRLEELQERCTKLKEENAHIVSEVHRLILKNKDLEEYRQKQMRKSFWFSNRGSAASPPQPGEK is encoded by the coding sequence ATGTCTCAAGATAACAACATGTCTCTGCACCCAAGACAGAGTGATTATGCCGACCCTGAATCCTTCAGAAGGGCATTTGATTCCATGAAGACGGAAAATCAAGATATGCAAGATATCATTCAACAAATGGCGGAGGATTACAGtcagctgaaggagaagaaCAGAGAGATGGAGGCCCAAATTAAAAACCTCCGAGAAATCTCCCCACAGGACCAGCCAGGTAAAGATCTGCAGTACAAGCCTGACTTCAAGAACTTAAACGAAGGTTGGAAAATTGTGCTCAAGAGATCGCAGCAGCAAATCGGAGAATTACAACAAGTGGAAGCATGGACTGATCAGCTGGCAGACATGTTTgaaaaaagtgggaaaaaatatGAAAGTTTGCAGAAAAAGCTTGACGAAGCACTGCAAATAAATAGAGAACTGCTAAAAGACAAGCAACAACAGGAGGCCAAGTACAGAGAGATGGAGCGTGAGCTTCAAGACTTGAAAGCAGAACACAAAGAGATGCAAAAGAAGCTTCCAGACTTGAAAGAAATACATGAGACAAAACACAAGGACCAAAACttggaaaaaatacacaaagagacacaaaacagcTTGGAGGAGAAGAACAGAGACATGGAGGCCCAAATTAAAGACCTCGGAGAAATTTCCCAACAGGACCAAACAGGTGACGATCCGCAGTACTTGCATCACTTACAGATCTTAAACGAGGCTTGGCAAACGATGTTTAACAGTTCAAAGCAGCAAATAACAACACTCTtggtcaaaaagaaaaatacggAACAGAAACTCCAAGACTTAAAGAGCATAgctaaagagaaagaagaaatggaTGCTTTAGCTGATGAGATGGCAGACTTGCttaaaaaaagtgacaaaaaaattGAAAGTTTGCTGAGTAAGCTTGATCAAGCACtgcaattaaataaagaaatgctgaAAGAGAAGCAACAACAGGAAGCCAAGCACATGGAGACGGTGTGCGAGCTTCGAGACATCAAAGTAAAGCATAAAGCGACACAACAGAAGCTTAAATATGCGGAACAAAAATATGAAGCGACACAACAGAAGCTTAACTATGTTGAACAAAGATATGAAGAGATGCAAAAGAAGCTtcaaaaaagtgagaaaaaaactAAAGGTTTGCAGGTAACGCTTGATGAAGCACTGCAGAGAAATGCAGAATTGCAAACAGAGAAGGAGCAACAGGTAGAAGAGATTAGGCAGGCAAAGAAAGTGCAGGATGAGAAATACGAAGAACTGAAGGAAAAGCattcagaaaaggaaagaaggttGGAAGAACTCCAGGAAAGATGCACCAAACTTAAAGAAGAGAATGCACATATCGTCAGTGAGGTCCACAGACTCATCctcaaaaacaaagatttagaGGAATACCGCCAGAAACAGATGAGAAAGTCTTTCTGGTTTTCCAACAGAggttctgctgcttctccacctcaacctggagaaaaatag
- the fbxo16 gene encoding F-box only protein 16, with the protein MMPRAQSPPASCAKMQTKLSTWTPLNNPRANSKVFEERRGLLAKWFDRWSDSQRKAVLQDLVLNCSMEQLRFLNISVSRQLPLQAADFTCLLPRALSLYLFSFLDPRSLCRCAQVSWHWKSIVELDQLWMPKCLRLGWSLNFSPKPFEQGIWKRRYIQMVQELRLNLLQSAASQQQCVVPDAVAATSRSHKEPTETEKRPASTKQEPGSSFSTRLKKDLQPGAPPPWRDSDRHPKDTLRFNYLDNLDPIEQAPRAQMRNNRASTCCSNTSKPGDGKRKTLSEANYKLRKAKSLIVPTPHHSAPPAGLHPPPHQTETHPPWTSHRQDYPVTAEAAKSLLRLAHWNAGICPRPVRTPVPRLSVEALRAFRRSHRSIPSTPLFEVQPQTVSASHTSKEVIYITPSWRKTEVQYAT; encoded by the exons ATGATGCCACGTGCACAGAGTCCTCCTGCGAGCTGTGCCAAGATGCAGACCAAACTGAGCACCTGGACTCCTCTGAACAATCCACGGGCCAACAGCAAG GTGTTTGAAGAGAGACGAGGCCTTCTAGCAAAGTGG TTCGACAGGTGGTCTGACAGTCAAAGGAAGGCGGTGCTGCAGGACTTGGTGTTGAACTGTTCGATGGAGCAGCTCAGGTTCCTGAACATCAGCGTGAGCAGACAGCTCCCCCTGCAGGCCGCAGACTTCACCTGCCTGCTCCCCAGAGCCCTCTCGCTCTATCTCTTCTCCTTTCTGGACCCACGCAGCCTCTGTCGATGCGCCCAG GTGAGCTGGCACTGGAAGAGCATTGTGGAGCTGGACCAGCTGTGGATGCCCAAGTGTCTAAGGCTGGGCTGGAGCCTCAACTTCTCCCCAAAACCATTTGAGCAGGGCATCTGGAAAAGACGCTACATCCAGATGGTCCAGGAGCTGAGGCTGAACCTGCTGCAG AGTGCTGcatcacagcagcagtgtgtggtTCCAGATGCTGTTGCAGCAACAAGTCGTAGTCACAAAGAACCAACAGAAACAGAGAAGCGTCCAGCATCCACCAAGCAGGAACCTGGAAGCAGCTTCAGCACAcgattaaaaaaagatttgcaGCCAGGTGCACCCCCACCATGGAGAGACTCTGACAGACATCCCAAAGATACACTACGCTTCAACTACCTGGACAATCTGGACCCCATCGAACAGGCACCGAGAGC GCAGATGCGAAACAACAGAGCTTCCACCTGCTGTAGTAACACATCAAAGCCGGGTGATGGGAAAAGGAAAACTCTGTCTGAAGCAAATTATAAACTACGCAAAGCCAAATCGCTG ATTGTCCCCACACCCCACCattctgctcctcctgctggccttcatcctcctcctcatcagacAGAGACTCACCCTCCATGGACATCGCACAGACAAGACTACCCCGTCACTGCCGAGGCTGCCAAGAGCCTGCTCCGCCTGGCCCATTGGAATGCTGGGATCTGTCCGAGGCCGGTGAGGACACCGGTGCCTCGACTGAGTGTGGAAGCGCTCAGGGCGTTCCGGCGCTCACACAGGAGCATTCCCA GTACCCCCCTGTTTGAAGTTCAACCCCAGACTGTGTCGGCATCTCACACAAGCAAAGAAGTGATTTATATCACCCCCAGCTGGAGGAAAACAGAAGTACAGTATGCAACCTGA
- the fzd3a gene encoding frizzled-3a isoform X1 produces MDLLWVLSVSMLTACVAIPMDTVAGSHSLFTCEPITLRMCQGLPYNATFMPNSLNHYDQQTAALAMEPFHPMVNLQCSAELRMFLCALYAPVCTEYGRITLPCRRLCLQAKSDCYKLMDMFGVSWPEEMDCNRFPDCDEPYPRPVDLLSSSDTTESPISVQRDYGFWCPRELKINPELGYSFMGVRDCSPPCPNMYFTREELTFARYFIGVVSIVCLSATLFTFLTFLIDVSRFRYPERPIIFYAVCYMMVSLVFFLGFLLEDKVSCNAASPGRFRASTVTQGSHNKACTLLFMVLYFFTMAGSVWWVILTITWFLAAVPKWGSEAIEKKALLFHACAWGIPGVLTVTLLAMNKIEGDGISGVCFVGLYNLTALRWFLLAPLGLDVVVGVVLLLAGIAALNRVRMEIPLEKENQEKLVKFMIRIGVFSVLYLVPLLTVLACYFYESSYRPVWETTWVQEKCRDYHIPCPYQVEQTSHPDLVLFLIKYLMMLIVGIPSVFWVASKKTCFEWASFFHGKRRKDGMVNESRQVLQEPDFTQLLLRDPNTPIVRKSRGTSTQGTSTHASSTHLAILDEPPSASTSRAGSVRSARSKMSSYHGSLHRSRDGRYTASSFRAADDRLPYGSMPRLNDQSQSRHCSTNRLDCLSRHGSTQRLESQSRHSSIRDLSSGATAVLGVPGNGIHRVLEEDGATA; encoded by the exons ATGGATCTCCTGTGGGTGCTTTCAGTGTCCATGCTGACTGCTTGCGTTGCCATCCCCATGGACACAGTGGCAGGAAGCCACAGTCTGTTCACCTGTGAGCCCATCACCCTGCGCATGTGTCAGGGACTGCCCTACAATGCCACCTTCATGCCCAACAGCCTGAACCACTACGACCAGCAAACCGCTGCTCTCGCCATGGAG CCTTTCCATCCCATGGTGAACCTGCAGTGCTCTGCGGAGCTCAGGATGTTCCTGTGCGCGCTCTACGCCCCCGTGTGCACCGAATACGGCAGGATTACTCTGCCCTGTCGCCGCCTCTGTCTGCAGGCCAAGAGCGACTGCTACAAGCTAATGGACATGTTTGGTGTGAGCTGGCCAGAGGAGATGGACTGCAACAG GTTCCCAGACTGTGACGAGCCCTACCCCCGCCCCGTAGACCTCCTGTCCAGCTCAGACACGACTGAGTCTCCCATCTCCGTCCAGAGAGACTACGGCTTCTGGTGTCCCCGCGAGCTCAAAATCAACCCAGAGCTCGGCTACTCGTTCATGGGGGTGCGAGACTGCTCTCCCCCTTGTCCCAACATGTACTTCACACGTGAAGAGCTGACGTTCGCCCGCTACTTCATTGGAGTTGTGTCCATCGTCTGCCTGTCTGCCACGCTCTTCACCTTCCTGACTTTCCTCATCGATGTGTCACGATTCCGCTACCCAGAGCGTCCGATCATATTTTATGCCGTGTGCTACATGATGGTGTCCCTGGTGTTCTTCCTGGGGTTCCTGTTGGAGGACAAAGTTTCCTGTAACGCAGCGAGTCCTGGGAGGTTCAGGGCTTCGACTGTGACTCAAGGCTCCCATAATAAG GCCTGCACTCTTCTCTTCATGGTGCTGTACTTCTTTACAATGGCTGGCAGTGTGTGgtgggtcattttgaccattaCCTGGTTCCTGGCTGCTGTTCCTAAGTGGGGCAGTGAGGCTATAGAGAAGAAGGCCCTCCTCTTCCACGCCTGCGCCTGGGGCATCCCTGGTGTCCTCACCGTGACTCTGCTCGCCATGAACAAGATCGAGGGAGACGGCATCAGTGGTGTTTGCTTCGTTGGGCTCTACAACTTAACAGCCCTGCGTTGGTTCCTGCTGGCCCCACTGGGACTGGACGTAGTG GTGGGCGTGGTGCTGCTGCTCGCAGGTATCGCCGCGCTTAACAGAGTCCGTATGGAGATCCCGCTGGAGAAGGAAAACCAGGAGAAACTGGTCAAGTTCATGATTCGTATCGGCGTGTTCTCCGTGCTCTACCTGGTTCCACTGCTGACCGTTCTGGCCTGCTACTTTTATGAGAGCAGCTACAGGCCCGTCTGGGAGACGACCTGGGTCCAGGAAAAATGCAGAGACTACCACATCCCGTGCCCCTATCAG GTGGAGCAGACTAGTCATCCCGACCTGGTGTTATTCCTCATAAAGTACCTGATGATGCTGATTGTAGGAATCCCCTCAGTGTTCTGGGTCGCAAGTAAGAAGACCTGCTTCGAGTGGGCCAGTTTCTTCCACGGCAAGAGACGTAAAGA cgGGATGGTCAACGAGAGCCGGCAGGTGCTCCAGGAGCCGGACTTCACCCAGCTGCTTCTCAGGGATCCCAACACCCCCATCGTGAGGAAGTCGCGAGGCACATCCACACAGGGGACCTCCACCCACGCCTCCTCCACCCATCTGGCCATACTGGACGAGCCGCCGAGCGCCAGCACCAGCCGGGCGGGCTCCGTACGCAGCGCCCGCTCCAAGATGAGCAGCTACCACGGCAGCCTGCACCGCTCACGAGACGGCAG ATACACCGCCTCCAGTTTCAGAGCCGCAGACGACCGGCTGCCTTACGGGAGCATGCCTCGCTTAAACGATCAGTCACAGTCCAGACACTGCAGCACCAACCGCCTAGACTGCCTGTCGCGGCACGGTTCCACCCAGCGGCTCGAGAGCCAGTCGCGCCACAGTAGCATCAGGGACCTGAGCAGCGGTGCCACAGCGGTGCTTGGAGTCCCTGGAAATGGGATTCACAGAGTCCTGGAGGAGGATGGAGCAACGGCCTGA
- the fzd3a gene encoding frizzled-3a isoform X2 yields the protein MDLLWVLSVSMLTACVAIPMDTVAGSHSLFTCEPITLRMCQGLPYNATFMPNSLNHYDQQTAALAMEPFHPMVNLQCSAELRMFLCALYAPVCTEYGRITLPCRRLCLQAKSDCYKLMDMFGVSWPEEMDCNRFPDCDEPYPRPVDLLSSSDTTESPISVQRDYGFWCPRELKINPELGYSFMGVRDCSPPCPNMYFTFLTFLIDVSRFRYPERPIIFYAVCYMMVSLVFFLGFLLEDKVSCNAASPGRFRASTVTQGSHNKACTLLFMVLYFFTMAGSVWWVILTITWFLAAVPKWGSEAIEKKALLFHACAWGIPGVLTVTLLAMNKIEGDGISGVCFVGLYNLTALRWFLLAPLGLDVVVGVVLLLAGIAALNRVRMEIPLEKENQEKLVKFMIRIGVFSVLYLVPLLTVLACYFYESSYRPVWETTWVQEKCRDYHIPCPYQVEQTSHPDLVLFLIKYLMMLIVGIPSVFWVASKKTCFEWASFFHGKRRKDGMVNESRQVLQEPDFTQLLLRDPNTPIVRKSRGTSTQGTSTHASSTHLAILDEPPSASTSRAGSVRSARSKMSSYHGSLHRSRDGRYTASSFRAADDRLPYGSMPRLNDQSQSRHCSTNRLDCLSRHGSTQRLESQSRHSSIRDLSSGATAVLGVPGNGIHRVLEEDGATA from the exons ATGGATCTCCTGTGGGTGCTTTCAGTGTCCATGCTGACTGCTTGCGTTGCCATCCCCATGGACACAGTGGCAGGAAGCCACAGTCTGTTCACCTGTGAGCCCATCACCCTGCGCATGTGTCAGGGACTGCCCTACAATGCCACCTTCATGCCCAACAGCCTGAACCACTACGACCAGCAAACCGCTGCTCTCGCCATGGAG CCTTTCCATCCCATGGTGAACCTGCAGTGCTCTGCGGAGCTCAGGATGTTCCTGTGCGCGCTCTACGCCCCCGTGTGCACCGAATACGGCAGGATTACTCTGCCCTGTCGCCGCCTCTGTCTGCAGGCCAAGAGCGACTGCTACAAGCTAATGGACATGTTTGGTGTGAGCTGGCCAGAGGAGATGGACTGCAACAG GTTCCCAGACTGTGACGAGCCCTACCCCCGCCCCGTAGACCTCCTGTCCAGCTCAGACACGACTGAGTCTCCCATCTCCGTCCAGAGAGACTACGGCTTCTGGTGTCCCCGCGAGCTCAAAATCAACCCAGAGCTCGGCTACTCGTTCATGGGGGTGCGAGACTGCTCTCCCCCTTGTCCCAACATGTA CTTCACCTTCCTGACTTTCCTCATCGATGTGTCACGATTCCGCTACCCAGAGCGTCCGATCATATTTTATGCCGTGTGCTACATGATGGTGTCCCTGGTGTTCTTCCTGGGGTTCCTGTTGGAGGACAAAGTTTCCTGTAACGCAGCGAGTCCTGGGAGGTTCAGGGCTTCGACTGTGACTCAAGGCTCCCATAATAAG GCCTGCACTCTTCTCTTCATGGTGCTGTACTTCTTTACAATGGCTGGCAGTGTGTGgtgggtcattttgaccattaCCTGGTTCCTGGCTGCTGTTCCTAAGTGGGGCAGTGAGGCTATAGAGAAGAAGGCCCTCCTCTTCCACGCCTGCGCCTGGGGCATCCCTGGTGTCCTCACCGTGACTCTGCTCGCCATGAACAAGATCGAGGGAGACGGCATCAGTGGTGTTTGCTTCGTTGGGCTCTACAACTTAACAGCCCTGCGTTGGTTCCTGCTGGCCCCACTGGGACTGGACGTAGTG GTGGGCGTGGTGCTGCTGCTCGCAGGTATCGCCGCGCTTAACAGAGTCCGTATGGAGATCCCGCTGGAGAAGGAAAACCAGGAGAAACTGGTCAAGTTCATGATTCGTATCGGCGTGTTCTCCGTGCTCTACCTGGTTCCACTGCTGACCGTTCTGGCCTGCTACTTTTATGAGAGCAGCTACAGGCCCGTCTGGGAGACGACCTGGGTCCAGGAAAAATGCAGAGACTACCACATCCCGTGCCCCTATCAG GTGGAGCAGACTAGTCATCCCGACCTGGTGTTATTCCTCATAAAGTACCTGATGATGCTGATTGTAGGAATCCCCTCAGTGTTCTGGGTCGCAAGTAAGAAGACCTGCTTCGAGTGGGCCAGTTTCTTCCACGGCAAGAGACGTAAAGA cgGGATGGTCAACGAGAGCCGGCAGGTGCTCCAGGAGCCGGACTTCACCCAGCTGCTTCTCAGGGATCCCAACACCCCCATCGTGAGGAAGTCGCGAGGCACATCCACACAGGGGACCTCCACCCACGCCTCCTCCACCCATCTGGCCATACTGGACGAGCCGCCGAGCGCCAGCACCAGCCGGGCGGGCTCCGTACGCAGCGCCCGCTCCAAGATGAGCAGCTACCACGGCAGCCTGCACCGCTCACGAGACGGCAG ATACACCGCCTCCAGTTTCAGAGCCGCAGACGACCGGCTGCCTTACGGGAGCATGCCTCGCTTAAACGATCAGTCACAGTCCAGACACTGCAGCACCAACCGCCTAGACTGCCTGTCGCGGCACGGTTCCACCCAGCGGCTCGAGAGCCAGTCGCGCCACAGTAGCATCAGGGACCTGAGCAGCGGTGCCACAGCGGTGCTTGGAGTCCCTGGAAATGGGATTCACAGAGTCCTGGAGGAGGATGGAGCAACGGCCTGA